A window of Methylomonas sp. 11b genomic DNA:
CCGTTGTTATGAGTGGGCAATAACAATGCGCTATGTAAGGACGGCGCTATATGTTGTGGCGTCTTTAGGGGTAATAAGCGAATCATTGCCCGACTGTTACTCGCCAATTCCCGAATCTTTTCCAGTGTCAGTGTTTCCATGATACTGAGTTGTTTCTGATTCAAACCAAAACGCCAAGCGGCTTCCAGCGCATTGCTGCGGACAGCCTCGCGGGCCAGCATCAGATATTCAAAATTGAGTTGGGATAAATCCTCTTCCAGTGTCGACATTAGCGTTATCTCTACGTTAAGTGTTTGCTTTAGGCGATATGCTAGGGGGATCAATTGGAAAAATCTCACACGGAAAGTGGTCTGTTTTGGGGTACCTTCCTCGCAAGACTTTGCGGGGCGTTGGCTGGACGACGGGGAAAAACGGGATAAAACGCAAGTTGTTAGTGATATTTGTGAAACATTTCACAAATATTGTCTCATGATGGAGCAATGCGCCACCGTCTCAAGGACGGGGCGCTGTTATCAGATTTTTAGATAGCCTATTGGGTAGAGATCCACGTTCTGTGTCGTGTAGATCAGCCTTGATTGCCTAAGAGCAAGCTCACAACAATCCATGTTCAGCGAATGAATACACGGTTTCGCCGACGATGAAGTGATCAAGTACGCGAACGTCAATCAAGGCCAAGGCTTCTTTAAGTTTTGCTGTAATCACGCGATCGGCCTGACTGGGATCACTAATGCCCGACGGGTGGTTATGCGCCATGATCAGAGCCGAGGAATTATAGTGCAGCGCGGCTTTGACCACTTCGCGCGGATACACGCTAGCGCCATCAATCGTACCCCGGAATAATTCATCGCAAGCGATGACCCGATGTTGATTGTCCAAGAACAGACACAGAAATACTTCGTGCTCATACGGCGCCAATTTCAATTTAATACAGTCCTTCGCCTTGTCCGGACTGGTCAAGGCTTCGCCTCGACTGAACGTGCGGTTGTAGATCTGTATGGCCTCCAAGATGACATCCTGTTCATCGGCCATACGGTAACGATTATTGGTTCCTCGAATGTATAACATGGGCTTTCTCCGGTAATCTTAAAATGTGGAGAAAGCCGTCCCCTTCCGGGGTGGACTTTCTCCGGAAGGGTTGTCAAAAATGTGCAAAGCGTTGTCAGCGATGCCCGCAAACGTTGGCCGTCCGCTGAAGCATCCTTCGCTAATAAAACTTAAGTTGACGCCTCTCTTGCGTCAGGTGTTTGGGAATTGGTTTCCTCGAATAAAAAAGCCCCGAGGACACGACACAGTCCAACCCCGACGGGGAGAACGGATCATCTCCCCGAGGCGGGTAATACTGGCTAGGCCAGTGGTTAAATTAAAGACCTGTATAACACCGTATTACGATGCCAAAGCCAGGACTGTATCCGATGGTAGAGCCTCGGCCCATTCCAGCAAGCTGGATGGTTCGTTTTCCAATACCGCATCGGGATCAATGCCTCGGCTGGCAAGTACCGTGCTCATCGCCTGGGTTAACAGACGATGGCCTTTTTCCCGTTCCGACTCGCCGCCGTGCTTGATCGCCCAAAAGGGATCGAAATGGACATGCCGGCTACTGCGTGGACACTGCTTGTTCACTTCGGTGTGAAACGCCCGATCTAAGGTCTCTGCCTGTTCGAACTGCTGCCAGAAACCTTGTCCGGCTTGGCTTTCCACCGGTGGCAACCAGCGGCGCTGGCGGCCAACCCAACGATTCATCCGGTCGATCAAGGTTTTGCTCTTCGGAAAAAAGTGAATGGTGCCAACGCCCGGATAATAGCGAACGTCAAAATAACTGCCGCCGATCCGCTTGCCGACCCGAAGCGCGTGAAAATGCTGCCGAAACACCGACACCAAACTCACGTCCGCTTCGGTCTTACCATCGAGCAAGGCAAACACCTTGTCGAAATCCGCTAGCAGACGTTCTGACTCCCAGTTCAGGCTATTGTGGTACGACTCAACTTTGTGCCCTGGTAGAACGAATCGAGTGGTTTTGATCCGCATGCCCAAGGTGCGATGTTTGTCATTGCTTTTCCAGCCCATGTAAAACACCGCATTTTCACTGTAATAGCGGGTGATCAGATCAAACACATCGCACACCATGCTCAATTGAATTTCACCTTGCTGATCGATGATGCCTTGCAAAAAGCCGTAGATATTCGGCACGGTAAATTCCAAGGACTTCACCGCTTCAAAATCCGACTCCAAGCGTTTCTGCGCCGTCGATGACAAGCGTGAAGTCACTTGCGTAGAGCGTAAAATGCTGGCCCATGCCCGATTCTTCAGATCGTGATAGCGTTTGAACAGCGTTCGCTTCACCGCATCCGAAGACGACTCGTCTTCACTGCTGATGCCGCCACCGTTCAATTCACCAAGGGTTTTACCCAGCATGGTCCGATAACGGCTGGCACGCGCTTCACTGACCACGGCCCGTCGCGCGGCTTCGACCGCGGCATTGAACATCAACACCGCGTTATCGATGAAGGCATTCGGCAAGGCCAACTCATGGGGCAATTGAAACTCGCCCGCCACATCGTCGGCCTCCCGGCGATCCTGGCGCAAATCGTCCAGAATACTGCCGAGGATGTCCTGTTCGAACGTCGAAGTTTTTTTCAACCAGACCAGGGCCACATCGACCGGCGTTTTGCGTTCGGCTTCCTCGCCGGCGAACATTTCTTGCAGAAACTCGACCTCGCCATGCTGCTCAATTAAACGCAATAACAGCTGGCGTTCTTTCGAAAACGGATTGCGCAAGGTTTCGGCATTGAGAATGGCGACGATTTCACCGTCAAACAATATCTCCCAAGCCTTCAACACATGTTTGGCGCCTTCGGCAAACGGGGGATTCATGATGATGTGAGAATAGACACTGCCGCTTTGAAACTGCAGAAAATCCATCCCCACCACCGCATAACCTTCATCGCGCAGAACCGCGTGCTTGCGTATATCGATTTCAATGCAATCGATCGGCAAACGTTTACCGTACTGGTAGGGTCCTGGACGTAGCAAATGTCCTTCGCCTGCTGAAGGCTCCAATACCCGAGCGAATTGCTGGTTCTTGAACATCGCCCAAGCTTTACGACTCAGTGCTTCTGGTGTGGGGTAATATTGATAAGGGTCTGTCATGGTCTTCTCCGATAAGACCCCTGGC
This region includes:
- a CDS encoding flagellar transcriptional regulator FlhD, translating into MSTLEEDLSQLNFEYLMLAREAVRSNALEAAWRFGLNQKQLSIMETLTLEKIRELASNSRAMIRLLPLKTPQHIAPSLHSALLLPTHNNGEDA
- a CDS encoding DUF4942 domain-containing protein, which codes for MTDPYQYYPTPEALSRKAWAMFKNQQFARVLEPSAGEGHLLRPGPYQYGKRLPIDCIEIDIRKHAVLRDEGYAVVGMDFLQFQSGSVYSHIIMNPPFAEGAKHVLKAWEILFDGEIVAILNAETLRNPFSKERQLLLRLIEQHGEVEFLQEMFAGEEAERKTPVDVALVWLKKTSTFEQDILGSILDDLRQDRREADDVAGEFQLPHELALPNAFIDNAVLMFNAAVEAARRAVVSEARASRYRTMLGKTLGELNGGGISSEDESSSDAVKRTLFKRYHDLKNRAWASILRSTQVTSRLSSTAQKRLESDFEAVKSLEFTVPNIYGFLQGIIDQQGEIQLSMVCDVFDLITRYYSENAVFYMGWKSNDKHRTLGMRIKTTRFVLPGHKVESYHNSLNWESERLLADFDKVFALLDGKTEADVSLVSVFRQHFHALRVGKRIGGSYFDVRYYPGVGTIHFFPKSKTLIDRMNRWVGRQRRWLPPVESQAGQGFWQQFEQAETLDRAFHTEVNKQCPRSSRHVHFDPFWAIKHGGESEREKGHRLLTQAMSTVLASRGIDPDAVLENEPSSLLEWAEALPSDTVLALAS
- the radC gene encoding RadC family protein; translation: MLYIRGTNNRYRMADEQDVILEAIQIYNRTFSRGEALTSPDKAKDCIKLKLAPYEHEVFLCLFLDNQHRVIACDELFRGTIDGASVYPREVVKAALHYNSSALIMAHNHPSGISDPSQADRVITAKLKEALALIDVRVLDHFIVGETVYSFAEHGLL